One segment of Gordonia terrae DNA contains the following:
- a CDS encoding DUF899 domain-containing protein: MSTALPPVADRDTWAAALADLRRREKAATRELDAVAAQRRRLPMVEMDDYVLTGPDGPVRLVDIFDGRAQLIVYNHMWTDRARFQCPGCTGFTTQFSRLDYLADYDARFVIITPGPIDEALAYRERVGNRMDWYSSAGTTFSADVDAAPGEGFALNVFLRDGDTVYRTWHSTGRGTEQLGFTFGLLDVLPYGRQEEWQDSPDGWPQSPTYSRWRGSEEIAAAYGDPDA, from the coding sequence ATGAGTACCGCACTCCCACCCGTGGCCGACCGCGACACCTGGGCGGCGGCGCTGGCCGACCTACGGCGCCGTGAGAAGGCGGCGACCCGCGAACTCGACGCCGTGGCCGCGCAGCGTCGTCGGCTCCCGATGGTCGAGATGGACGACTACGTCCTCACCGGGCCCGACGGTCCGGTTCGACTGGTCGACATCTTCGACGGGCGCGCACAGCTGATCGTCTACAACCACATGTGGACCGACCGCGCGCGCTTCCAATGCCCGGGTTGTACCGGCTTCACCACGCAGTTCAGCCGGCTCGACTATCTCGCCGACTACGACGCGCGATTCGTCATCATCACGCCCGGGCCCATCGACGAGGCCCTGGCGTACCGGGAGCGCGTCGGCAATCGCATGGACTGGTACTCCTCGGCGGGCACCACCTTTTCCGCCGACGTCGACGCCGCGCCGGGGGAGGGATTCGCCCTGAACGTCTTCCTCCGGGACGGGGACACCGTGTATCGCACCTGGCACTCGACGGGACGCGGTACCGAACAGCTCGGCTTCACGTTCGGGCTCCTCGACGTCCTGCCCTACGGGCGTCAGGAGGAGTGGCAGGATTCACCGGACGGATGGCCCCAGAGCCCGACCTACTCGCGATGGCGCGGTTCCGAGGAGATCGCCGCGGCGTACGGTGACCCCGACGCGTGA
- a CDS encoding response regulator transcription factor: MSEAAKQNSTRGAKVLVVDDEENIRQLLSVSLKFQGYEVETAADGPAALDRCRVAKPDVLVLDVMMPGMDGFGLLRRLRADGVSAPALFLSARDTVEDKINGLTIGGDDYVTKPFSLEEVVARLQVLLRRSGFDEQQRTSSKITFADIELDDETHEVFKAGELVALSPTEFTLLRYFMVNAGTVLSKPRILDHVWNYDFGGEVNVVESYVSYLRRKLDTGDKRLIHTLRGVGYVMREPRD, encoded by the coding sequence GTGAGTGAAGCGGCGAAACAGAACAGCACACGCGGCGCGAAGGTTCTCGTGGTCGACGACGAGGAGAACATCCGCCAATTGTTGTCGGTGTCCCTGAAGTTCCAGGGATACGAGGTCGAGACCGCTGCCGACGGTCCGGCGGCCCTCGACCGGTGCCGCGTCGCCAAACCCGACGTCCTCGTCCTCGACGTGATGATGCCGGGGATGGACGGGTTCGGATTGTTGCGACGCCTACGCGCCGACGGCGTCTCGGCTCCCGCGCTGTTCCTGTCGGCGCGCGACACGGTGGAAGACAAGATCAACGGTCTGACCATCGGTGGCGACGATTACGTGACCAAGCCGTTCAGCCTCGAGGAGGTCGTGGCCCGCCTGCAGGTATTGCTGCGGCGCAGCGGTTTCGACGAGCAGCAACGTACGTCGTCGAAGATCACCTTCGCCGACATCGAACTCGATGACGAGACCCACGAGGTGTTCAAGGCGGGCGAGCTGGTCGCGCTCTCGCCGACGGAGTTCACCCTGCTGCGGTACTTCATGGTCAACGCGGGCACGGTCCTGTCGAAACCCCGTATCCTCGACCATGTCTGGAATTACGACTTCGGCGGTGAGGTGAACGTCGTCGAATCCTACGTCTCATACCTGCGGCGCAAGCTGGACACCGGGGACAAGCGGCTCATCCACACCCTGCGCGGCGTCGGCTACGTGATGCGTGAGCCCCGTGACTGA
- a CDS encoding sensor histidine kinase: MTDPTATSAGRKTRKCGVPLQISLVALTVLLVVLGLLASGVAVTSSMRQDLIARADDGLENAVRTWAEPRGFLGDGPGPPGPRRPPSPYYVESVVYGPGGVSADNVYNQFDDAPDLGGLTDDDAGPVTVPSVDGDGPQWRVITRSNSFGRSVVATPMSDIDDTVSRLIWLQLAIGALVVLLIGVLSYVLVRTSLRPLRRVEETAHEIAEGNLTRRVPPAPPNTEVGSLSDSLNRMLGQIQHAFATTAASEQQARASEERMRRFVADASHELRTPLTSIKGFAELYSQGGVPDVTDAMRRIDDEAGRMNLLVEDLLMLARLDAARPVDSAPVDLLGLAADAVQSARVAAPEREIRLDVVPGDRPPVVLGDGPRLVQVLRNLIGNAVNHTPPDASITVGVAVDDGTDYRTNAGEAVLTVADTGPGISAEDAEHVFERFYRGDSSRHRGSGGGSGLGLSIVAALVAAHGGRVGVDTSPGAGATFWVRLPLADAV, from the coding sequence GTGACTGATCCGACGGCGACGAGCGCAGGTCGAAAGACGCGCAAGTGCGGTGTCCCACTGCAGATCTCGCTGGTGGCCCTGACCGTGTTGCTCGTCGTCCTCGGGCTGCTCGCCTCCGGTGTGGCGGTGACCTCGTCGATGCGCCAGGATCTGATCGCCCGCGCCGACGACGGGTTGGAGAATGCCGTACGGACGTGGGCCGAGCCCCGTGGATTCCTCGGCGACGGTCCGGGCCCACCCGGCCCGCGCAGGCCGCCGTCGCCCTACTACGTCGAGTCCGTGGTCTACGGGCCCGGAGGGGTGTCGGCCGACAATGTCTACAACCAGTTCGACGACGCCCCCGACCTCGGTGGCTTGACCGACGACGACGCCGGACCCGTCACCGTCCCGTCCGTCGACGGCGACGGGCCGCAATGGCGGGTCATCACACGCAGCAACAGCTTCGGAAGATCCGTCGTCGCCACACCGATGTCCGACATCGACGACACGGTGAGCAGGCTGATCTGGCTGCAGCTCGCGATCGGCGCGCTGGTCGTCCTGCTCATCGGGGTGCTGAGTTATGTCCTGGTGCGCACGAGTCTGCGCCCGCTCCGTCGTGTCGAGGAGACCGCCCACGAGATCGCGGAGGGAAATCTGACGCGACGCGTGCCACCGGCGCCGCCGAACACCGAGGTCGGCAGCCTGTCGGACTCGCTGAACCGGATGCTCGGGCAGATCCAGCACGCCTTCGCCACGACCGCGGCGTCCGAACAACAGGCACGCGCCTCCGAGGAGCGGATGCGCCGCTTCGTCGCCGACGCCAGCCACGAATTGCGGACTCCGCTCACGTCCATCAAGGGTTTCGCCGAACTCTATTCGCAGGGCGGAGTTCCCGACGTGACCGACGCGATGCGACGCATCGACGACGAGGCCGGTCGGATGAACCTGCTGGTCGAGGACCTGCTGATGCTCGCGCGACTCGATGCCGCGCGTCCCGTCGATTCCGCGCCCGTGGACCTCCTCGGTCTGGCCGCCGACGCCGTGCAGAGCGCACGTGTCGCCGCGCCCGAACGCGAGATCCGGCTCGACGTCGTTCCGGGCGACCGGCCGCCGGTCGTCCTCGGGGACGGGCCGCGTCTCGTGCAGGTGCTGCGGAATCTCATCGGCAACGCCGTGAACCACACACCGCCAGACGCCTCCATCACGGTCGGGGTGGCAGTCGACGACGGTACCGACTACAGGACGAACGCCGGTGAGGCGGTGCTCACCGTCGCCGACACCGGTCCGGGAATCTCGGCGGAGGATGCCGAGCACGTCTTCGAGCGCTTCTACCGCGGTGACTCCTCGCGGCACCGGGGCTCCGGCGGTGGCAGCGGTCTCGGCCTGTCGATCGTCGCCGCCCTGGTGGCGGCGCACGGGGGCCGAGTGGGTGTCGACACCAGTCCCGGTGCGGGAGCGACGTTCTGGGTACGGTTGCCGCTCGCGGACGCCGTCTAG
- a CDS encoding DNA adenine methylase — protein sequence MGSKYRLLPHLERTFAEIGGSTAVDAFSGSGVVSYLLKAQGFEVVSNDFLNFPHIITRASVANSSVRLEPELIEAICGPPADDRDYISRTFDGLYFTTEDRAFLDSAWSHVDALRGYRRDLAIAALVLSAARKQPRGVFTFTDSTRYADGRRDLTMSLRDHFRLRAAGDYNATVFSNARSSRSVQGDIFDLELPWSAPPDLVYLDPPYAPPTDDNDYIKRYHFLEGLSAYWRGMSIMENTKTKKLPKRFTPFAYKRTIEDALLRTFEHFEDAGAIVLSYSSNALPGKDRIVDLLGKVKPSVEVIAIDHKYSFGTHAAATRRDVSEYLFIGRD from the coding sequence ATGGGTTCGAAGTACCGCCTGCTCCCCCACCTCGAGCGCACCTTCGCCGAGATCGGCGGGTCCACCGCGGTCGATGCGTTCTCCGGTTCCGGGGTGGTGTCCTATCTCCTGAAGGCGCAGGGTTTCGAGGTCGTCAGCAACGACTTCCTCAACTTCCCGCACATCATCACCCGCGCGTCGGTGGCCAATTCGAGTGTCCGGCTCGAGCCCGAACTCATCGAGGCCATCTGCGGTCCCCCCGCCGACGACCGCGACTACATCTCACGGACCTTCGACGGCCTGTACTTCACCACCGAGGACCGGGCGTTCCTGGACTCGGCGTGGTCGCACGTCGATGCCCTGCGCGGCTACCGGCGCGACCTCGCGATCGCCGCCCTGGTGCTCTCGGCGGCGCGCAAACAGCCCCGAGGGGTGTTCACGTTCACCGACTCGACGCGGTACGCCGATGGCCGGCGTGACCTGACGATGTCCCTGCGCGACCACTTCCGTCTGCGCGCAGCCGGGGACTACAACGCCACGGTGTTCAGCAACGCACGCAGCAGCCGGAGCGTCCAGGGCGACATCTTCGACCTCGAACTGCCGTGGTCCGCACCACCGGATCTGGTCTACCTCGATCCCCCGTACGCCCCACCGACCGACGACAACGACTACATCAAGCGCTACCACTTTCTCGAGGGCCTGTCGGCCTACTGGCGCGGCATGAGCATCATGGAGAACACCAAGACCAAGAAGCTGCCGAAGCGCTTCACCCCGTTCGCCTACAAGCGGACCATCGAGGACGCCCTGTTGCGCACCTTCGAGCATTTCGAGGACGCCGGCGCCATCGTGCTGTCGTACTCGTCGAATGCGTTGCCGGGCAAGGACCGCATCGTCGACCTGCTCGGGAAGGTCAAGCCGTCGGTGGAGGTCATCGCGATCGACCACAAGTACAGCTTCGGCACCCACGCGGCCGCGACGCGGCGCGACGTCAGCGAGTACCTGTTCATCGGCCGGGACTGA
- a CDS encoding HIT family protein — MASVFSMIINGDLPGRFVWKDGEAVAFLTIEPVTPGHVLVVPRAEVDHWEQMDTAAFAHLSAVAQNVGRAVKDAFDAPRMGLLIAGLEVPHVHVHVFPALSMQTFDLANANKNARPEDLDAAAEKIRASLRSLGYGEYVAD, encoded by the coding sequence ATGGCATCGGTCTTCAGCATGATCATCAACGGCGATCTCCCCGGTCGATTCGTCTGGAAGGACGGCGAAGCGGTCGCGTTCCTCACCATCGAGCCGGTCACGCCCGGTCACGTGCTGGTGGTTCCGCGCGCCGAGGTCGATCACTGGGAGCAGATGGACACCGCCGCATTCGCCCATCTCAGCGCGGTCGCGCAGAACGTGGGTCGCGCGGTGAAGGACGCCTTCGACGCGCCTCGGATGGGTCTGCTCATCGCCGGCCTCGAGGTTCCGCACGTGCACGTCCACGTGTTTCCGGCGCTGTCGATGCAGACCTTCGACCTCGCCAATGCGAACAAAAACGCCCGTCCCGAGGACCTCGATGCTGCGGCCGAGAAGATCCGCGCGAGCCTGCGTTCCCTCGGCTACGGCGAGTACGTGGCCGACTGA